One Actinomycetota bacterium DNA segment encodes these proteins:
- a CDS encoding 50S ribosomal protein L4: MTSVDVKTPEGTKAGKVELPAELFDVQANVALIHQVVVAQLAAARSGNHDTKDRGEVSGSGKKPFKQKGTGRARQGSIRAPQYRGGGVVHGPTPRDYSQRTPKKMKVAALRGALSDRARNGQVHVVSAIVEGENPSTKSALAALANISTAKNILVVLDRTEVVSAVSLRNAQNVHVLVVDQLNTYDVLISDDVVFTKAALETFIAGPARGKSVTAVATSAEVEA, translated from the coding sequence ATGACTTCAGTAGACGTTAAGACACCAGAAGGCACAAAAGCTGGCAAGGTTGAATTACCTGCAGAACTTTTTGATGTGCAGGCAAATGTTGCACTTATTCATCAGGTAGTAGTTGCCCAGCTTGCTGCTGCTCGCAGTGGTAACCACGACACCAAAGACCGTGGTGAAGTAAGCGGATCAGGTAAGAAGCCTTTCAAGCAGAAGGGAACCGGTCGCGCTCGTCAGGGCTCGATTCGTGCTCCGCAGTACCGCGGCGGTGGCGTGGTCCATGGACCAACACCTCGTGATTACTCACAGCGCACCCCGAAGAAAATGAAAGTAGCTGCTCTTCGTGGGGCACTTTCAGACCGCGCTCGTAATGGTCAAGTTCACGTTGTTTCAGCAATTGTTGAAGGCGAAAACCCATCCACCAAGAGTGCACTAGCTGCATTAGCAAACATTTCAACTGCTAAGAACATCTTGGTCGTCCTAGACCGCACCGAAGTCGTTTCAGCGGTTAGCTTGCGCAACGCACAGAATGTACACGTATTAGTTGTCGACCAATTGAACACCTACGACGTACTTATCAGCGATGATGTTGTATTCACCAAGGCTGCGCTTGAAACCTTTATCGCAGGTCCAGCTCGCGGCAAGTCCGTTACCGCAGTTGCAACTTCTGCAGAAGTGGAGGCGTAA
- a CDS encoding 30S ribosomal protein S19: MPRSLKKGPFIDGHLQKKVDDQNAKGTKNVIKTWSRRSVISPAMLGHTLAVHDGRKHVPVFVTEDMVGHKLGEFAPTRTFKGHVKDDRKAKRK, translated from the coding sequence GTGCCACGTAGTTTGAAAAAAGGTCCGTTCATTGATGGTCACCTACAAAAGAAGGTTGATGATCAGAACGCTAAGGGAACCAAGAATGTAATCAAGACTTGGTCACGTCGCTCGGTTATCTCGCCTGCAATGCTCGGTCATACCTTGGCTGTGCATGATGGTCGCAAGCACGTTCCAGTTTTTGTTACCGAAGACATGGTCGGTCACAAACTTGGTGAATTCGCACCAACTCGTACCTTTAAAGGTCACGTGAAGGACGATCGTAAGGCAAAGCGCAAGTAG
- a CDS encoding 30S ribosomal protein S3, translated as MGQKINPYGFRLGITTDYRSKWFADSQKKGERYRDYVAEDVKIRELMSQGMERAGIARVEIERTRDRVRVDIHTARPGIVIGRRGEAADVLRGRLEKLTGKQVQLNVLEVKNPEVDAQLVAQGVAEQLSSRVSFRRAMKKGMQSALKSGAKGIRIQVSGRLGGAEMSRREFYREGRVPLHTLRADIDYGFYEARTTFGRIGVKVWIYKGDALGSRAEREQAAAAARAGKTPRTARAPRTETSAPAAEPVAAAVTEGA; from the coding sequence GTGGGTCAAAAAATTAACCCCTATGGTTTCCGCCTAGGCATCACAACCGATTACCGCTCAAAGTGGTTTGCAGATTCACAAAAGAAGGGCGAGCGCTACCGCGATTATGTCGCAGAGGATGTAAAGATTCGCGAACTTATGTCACAGGGTATGGAGCGTGCAGGTATTGCCCGAGTCGAAATCGAGCGCACCCGTGATCGTGTTCGCGTTGACATTCACACTGCTCGTCCAGGAATTGTTATCGGTCGCCGTGGTGAAGCAGCCGATGTACTTCGTGGCCGTTTGGAAAAACTAACTGGCAAACAGGTTCAGCTAAACGTTCTAGAAGTCAAGAATCCTGAGGTAGATGCTCAACTTGTTGCTCAGGGAGTGGCCGAACAGCTCTCAAGTCGTGTTTCATTCCGCCGTGCCATGAAAAAGGGTATGCAAAGTGCTCTCAAGTCCGGCGCTAAAGGCATTCGTATTCAAGTTTCCGGTCGTCTTGGCGGCGCTGAAATGAGTCGTCGCGAGTTCTACCGTGAAGGTCGTGTTCCATTGCACACACTTCGCGCTGATATTGATTACGGATTCTACGAAGCACGTACCACATTCGGTCGAATTGGCGTCAAGGTTTGGATTTACAAGGGCGATGCCCTTGGCTCGCGTGCCGAACGCGAGCAAGCTGCGGCTGCTGCTCGAGCTGGCAAGACTCCTCGCACTGCGCGCGCACCACGCACAGAGACCTCCGCACCTGCTGCAGAACCAGTAGCAGCTGCTGTAACGGAAGGGGCATAA
- a CDS encoding 50S ribosomal protein L23, which translates to MKIADPRDILLAPVISEKSYALLDENKYTFVVRPDANKTQIKLAVAEVFGVKVTGVNIINRQGKRLRTRTGFGKRPDTKRAIVTVAAGDRIDIFGGPVS; encoded by the coding sequence ATGAAAATCGCAGACCCACGCGACATTCTTTTAGCACCAGTCATTTCAGAAAAGAGCTATGCGCTTCTTGATGAAAACAAGTACACATTCGTTGTTCGCCCAGATGCCAACAAGACTCAAATCAAGTTGGCCGTAGCCGAAGTTTTCGGGGTAAAAGTCACCGGCGTGAACATCATCAACCGCCAGGGCAAGCGCTTGCGCACTCGTACTGGCTTTGGCAAGCGCCCAGACACCAAGCGAGCAATCGTAACCGTGGCAGCTGGCGACCGTATCGACATCTTTGGTGGACCAGTTAGCTAA
- a CDS encoding 30S ribosomal protein S10, whose protein sequence is MAGQKIRIRLKAYDHEVIDSSARKIVETVTPTGAKVAGPVPLPTEKNVYCVIRSPHKYKDSREHFEMRTHKRLIDIIDPTPKTVDSLMRLDLPAGVDIEIKL, encoded by the coding sequence ATGGCTGGACAGAAAATTCGTATCAGGCTAAAGGCCTACGATCACGAAGTTATTGATTCATCGGCACGAAAGATTGTCGAGACGGTAACCCCTACTGGCGCGAAGGTTGCTGGGCCGGTTCCACTGCCAACTGAGAAGAACGTGTACTGCGTGATTCGCTCACCGCACAAGTACAAGGATTCTCGCGAACACTTTGAGATGCGTACCCACAAGCGCCTCATTGACATCATTGACCCAACACCAAAGACGGTTGATTCGCTGATGCGTCTTGACCTGCCTGCTGGTGTTGATATCGAGATTAAGCTCTGA
- a CDS encoding 50S ribosomal protein L22: MEAAAINSARASARFVRVTPQKARRVINLIRGMSATEAQTLLRFAPQTASEPIGKVLDSAVANATNNFNLDPRTLVIAEAYVDEGPTMKRFRPRAQGRAGAIMKRTSHITVVVESVETNSGKKG; the protein is encoded by the coding sequence ATGGAAGCCGCCGCAATTAACTCGGCGCGTGCATCGGCACGGTTCGTACGCGTTACGCCGCAAAAGGCGCGACGTGTCATTAACCTGATTCGCGGCATGTCGGCCACTGAGGCACAGACATTGTTACGTTTCGCGCCGCAAACTGCAAGCGAGCCGATTGGCAAAGTACTAGATAGTGCTGTTGCCAACGCCACAAACAACTTCAACTTAGATCCCCGCACCTTGGTGATCGCTGAAGCATATGTCGATGAAGGCCCAACCATGAAGCGTTTCCGTCCTCGCGCTCAGGGTCGTGCTGGAGCAATTATGAAGCGCACAAGTCACATCACTGTCGTTGTCGAATCAGTTGAAACTAACTCCGGAAAGAAGGGTTAA
- a CDS encoding 50S ribosomal protein L2: protein MGIRKYKPTTPGRRGSSVADFVEITRSTPEKSLVRPLHSKGGRNSSGRVTARHQGGGHKRAYRVIDFRRADKDGVPAKVAHIEYDPNRTARIALLHYADGEKRYIIAPNKLKQGDRVETGPAADIKPGNNLPLRNIPVGTVVHAIELRPGGGAKIARSAGTSVQLVAKDGPYAQLRMPSGEIRNVDARCRATVGEVGNAEQSNINWGKAGRMRWKGKRPTVRGVAMNPVDHPHGGGEGKTSGGRHPVNPAGKPEGRTRAANKASDKMIVRRRKTGKKR from the coding sequence ATGGGAATCCGTAAGTACAAGCCGACTACACCGGGCCGTCGTGGCTCAAGTGTTGCCGACTTCGTCGAGATCACCCGGTCAACACCGGAGAAGTCACTCGTACGCCCGTTGCACAGCAAAGGTGGTCGTAACAGTTCAGGTCGCGTAACTGCTCGCCATCAAGGTGGCGGCCACAAGCGTGCCTACCGCGTTATCGACTTCCGTCGTGCCGACAAAGATGGTGTACCGGCAAAAGTTGCACACATTGAGTACGACCCAAACCGCACGGCTCGCATTGCCTTGTTGCATTACGCAGACGGGGAAAAGCGTTACATCATTGCCCCAAATAAGTTAAAGCAAGGCGATCGCGTTGAAACCGGTCCAGCTGCTGATATCAAGCCAGGTAACAACTTGCCTCTTCGCAACATTCCAGTAGGTACCGTTGTGCACGCAATTGAACTTCGCCCAGGTGGTGGAGCAAAGATTGCTCGAAGCGCAGGCACCAGCGTCCAGTTGGTAGCAAAAGATGGACCTTACGCACAGTTACGAATGCCATCAGGTGAAATCCGTAACGTTGACGCTCGTTGCCGAGCAACCGTTGGTGAAGTTGGCAACGCCGAGCAGAGCAACATCAACTGGGGTAAGGCTGGCCGTATGCGTTGGAAGGGCAAGCGCCCAACCGTTCGTGGTGTCGCCATGAACCCAGTAGATCACCCACATGGTGGTGGTGAAGGCAAGACTTCTGGTGGACGTCACCCAGTTAACCCAGCTGGTAAGCCAGAAGGTCGCACCCGCGCGGCCAACAAGGCCAGTGACAAGATGATCGTTCGTCGTCGCAAGACCGGCAAGAAGCGCTAG
- a CDS encoding 50S ribosomal protein L3, protein MATDKKGLLGEKLGMTQVWDENNRIVPVTVIKAGPCVVTQVRTPEVDGYSAVQIAFGQVDPRKVTQPQLGHFAKAGVTPRRHLIELRFDNASEYTLGQELGADTFEAGTTIDVTGVTKGKGFAGTMKRHGFAGVSASHGAHKNHRKPGSIGACATPGRVFKGVRMSGRMGGIKQTTQNLQVQAVDAEKGIILIKGAIPGPTGSVVLLRTAAKGA, encoded by the coding sequence ATGGCTACCGATAAGAAGGGTCTACTCGGCGAAAAGCTGGGCATGACTCAGGTATGGGATGAGAACAATCGCATTGTTCCAGTTACCGTAATTAAGGCAGGACCTTGCGTCGTGACTCAGGTGCGTACACCTGAAGTCGATGGCTACAGCGCTGTGCAGATTGCATTTGGCCAAGTAGATCCACGCAAAGTAACTCAGCCACAATTAGGGCATTTTGCAAAGGCTGGCGTCACGCCTCGCCGTCACTTAATCGAACTTCGTTTTGATAACGCTTCCGAGTACACCCTCGGACAAGAACTTGGTGCAGATACTTTCGAAGCCGGAACCACCATTGACGTAACTGGTGTTACCAAAGGTAAAGGTTTTGCTGGAACTATGAAGCGCCACGGATTTGCTGGCGTAAGTGCTTCACACGGTGCGCACAAGAATCACCGCAAACCCGGTTCAATTGGCGCTTGCGCAACTCCTGGCCGAGTATTCAAAGGTGTGCGCATGTCTGGCCGCATGGGTGGTATCAAGCAGACAACTCAGAACTTGCAGGTCCAGGCAGTTGACGCCGAAAAAGGCATCATCTTGATCAAAGGTGCAATTCCAGGTCCTACCGGCAGCGTAGTTCTACTTCGCACTGCAGCGAAGGGAGCATAA